One window from the genome of Chroococcidiopsis sp. TS-821 encodes:
- a CDS encoding NAD-dependent epimerase/dehydratase family protein, whose amino-acid sequence MKALVTGANGFTGSHLVQALQQRGVQVVGLVRQSSNLSRLADSQLQLVYGDIADRDALQTAMQGVDTVFHSAAYVELGLVDADKMQRVNVEGTRAVMEVAQASGVSKIIYCSTIGIFGDTKGEVVDETFQRRQTDFSSAYDRTKYQAQQIVDEFASQGLPVVSVLPSGIFGADDPHFGPVLQQFLKGRLKLWAGGDRITGIVHVDDLVEAMLLAAEKSPSGEHYIISAGELSIREMFELLSQQTGIPVPREAPKSVVRLAGNLLDPIGRLLQWQPPLSRERVHYIYDRCVRVDATKARQKLGWEPRSVETTLLEIVKALQGSC is encoded by the coding sequence ATGAAGGCACTCGTCACGGGAGCTAATGGCTTTACTGGTTCCCATTTAGTTCAAGCGCTACAACAGCGCGGCGTACAAGTTGTTGGTTTGGTACGCCAGTCAAGTAACTTATCGCGCCTTGCTGATTCTCAGTTGCAACTCGTCTATGGTGATATCGCAGATCGCGATGCTTTGCAAACGGCAATGCAAGGTGTTGATACGGTATTTCATTCCGCCGCGTATGTTGAACTAGGGTTAGTCGATGCAGATAAAATGCAGCGCGTCAATGTCGAGGGAACTCGCGCAGTGATGGAAGTTGCCCAAGCATCAGGGGTATCAAAAATTATATATTGCAGCACGATCGGCATTTTTGGCGATACCAAAGGCGAAGTTGTCGATGAGACATTTCAACGCCGACAAACCGATTTTTCCTCAGCTTACGATCGCACAAAATATCAAGCCCAGCAAATTGTCGACGAATTCGCATCCCAAGGGCTTCCAGTTGTTAGCGTTTTACCATCAGGAATTTTTGGTGCAGACGATCCGCATTTTGGTCCTGTGTTGCAGCAATTTCTCAAAGGGCGCTTAAAGTTGTGGGCGGGAGGCGATCGCATTACCGGAATCGTTCATGTCGATGACTTGGTTGAGGCGATGCTGCTAGCCGCTGAGAAAAGCCCATCTGGAGAACACTACATCATTTCTGCGGGAGAACTTTCGATACGAGAAATGTTTGAACTTTTAAGCCAACAAACAGGAATTCCTGTTCCTAGGGAAGCGCCGAAATCTGTTGTTAGGCTAGCTGGAAATCTTCTCGATCCCATTGGACGCTTGTTACAATGGCAACCACCTTTAAGTCGCGAACGCGTTCACTATATTTACGATCGCTGCGTGCGCGTTGATGCGACAAAAGCACGTCAAAAGTTAGGCTGGGAACCGCGTTCAGTTGAAACAACTTTATTAGAAATCGTTAAAGCGCTTCAGGGATCTTGTTAG
- a CDS encoding YihY/virulence factor BrkB family protein, whose translation MNVKVIISLLKETFAEWNKDKVARIAAALAYYTIFSLAPLLIIVIAIVGSVFGEEAARNEIVTQIEGLVGRDGAEFIQTAIENASQPAEGTFASLISIIVLLFGATGLFAELQDALNTVWEVKPKPNQGLLVVVRNRFLSFAMILGIGFLLLVSLVLSAAVAALVNLFGNWFPFLSSFLQLLSFLFSFVVTTFLFAAIYKILPDVKIAWNDVWIGAILTSFLFSIGRFLLGQYIGNSTLGSIYGAAGSLVVILVWVFYASQILLLGAEFTQVYARRFGSGIVPAKNAVPLNPKDRAEQGLTSSDEQSEASTRPRRQRSNFLSRIFGGSKRRSPRRRNRH comes from the coding sequence GTGAACGTTAAAGTTATTATTAGTTTGTTGAAAGAAACTTTCGCTGAGTGGAATAAAGATAAAGTAGCTCGGATTGCCGCAGCGCTTGCATATTACACGATATTTTCGCTAGCACCACTGCTGATTATCGTTATTGCGATCGTAGGTTCGGTGTTTGGTGAAGAGGCGGCGCGAAATGAGATTGTCACCCAAATCGAAGGTTTAGTGGGCAGAGATGGTGCTGAATTTATTCAAACAGCAATTGAAAACGCTAGTCAACCAGCTGAAGGAACGTTTGCTTCGCTCATTAGCATTATTGTGTTGCTCTTTGGTGCAACAGGATTATTCGCTGAATTACAAGATGCACTCAATACAGTTTGGGAGGTAAAGCCTAAACCAAATCAAGGGTTACTCGTTGTCGTTCGCAACCGCTTTTTATCGTTTGCCATGATTTTGGGAATTGGCTTTTTACTTCTCGTCTCGCTCGTACTGAGTGCAGCTGTAGCAGCACTTGTCAATCTCTTCGGTAATTGGTTTCCTTTTTTGAGTTCTTTTTTACAGCTGCTTTCGTTTCTTTTTAGTTTTGTTGTGACGACCTTTTTATTCGCAGCTATCTACAAAATTTTACCAGATGTGAAAATTGCTTGGAATGATGTTTGGATTGGTGCAATTCTCACATCATTCTTGTTTTCCATTGGTCGATTTTTACTCGGTCAATATATCGGTAATAGCACTCTTGGTTCAATTTACGGTGCGGCGGGTTCGCTTGTCGTGATTCTTGTATGGGTGTTCTATGCTTCCCAAATTTTACTTTTGGGTGCAGAATTTACTCAAGTTTATGCTAGAAGATTTGGTTCGGGAATTGTTCCTGCAAAAAACGCTGTTCCTTTAAATCCTAAAGACCGCGCCGAACAAGGATTGACATCTAGCGACGAACAGTCTGAAGCAAGTACGCGTCCTCGTCGTCAGCGTTCCAACTTTCTAAGTCGCATTTTTGGTGGTTCTAAACGGCGATCGCCGCGTCGCAGAAATCGTCACTAA
- a CDS encoding aromatic ring-hydroxylating dioxygenase subunit alpha → MELATTLTSHTVQNAVREVGINPNHWYAVSWANQLKPGEIIPVVIWQQAIAVYRDIDGQLHALEDFCPHKGVALHKGKVHGCNLACAYHGWEFDNQGNCVKIPYLPEKQKLPRATVRSYPIQEKYNLIWIFPGEPSLATTCQLPHIPEFFESEWLVVPISAHFQAHFSICNENTMDVFHGFLHQGLQGWFDPVLLSLKETETSVCAKYNVSYKGQMAKFLGLSDRADTVTTLPITVEYRYPHYATSLQGVSSLYLMRLPIGPKESRSFALFFFKVRLPQWVIRPLKPLLVPLLQRFVLSKFLAQDIEMIESEQRNYLANPQRRYVEINPAIIAIQRLIIRQYEQFMQKSIQPSLKYQERETITNSTSTNGS, encoded by the coding sequence ATGGAACTGGCGACAACACTCACAAGTCACACTGTGCAAAATGCTGTCCGTGAGGTAGGAATTAACCCAAATCATTGGTATGCAGTAAGTTGGGCAAATCAACTCAAACCTGGGGAAATTATACCTGTCGTTATCTGGCAGCAGGCGATCGCAGTTTACCGCGATATCGACGGTCAACTTCACGCCCTCGAAGATTTTTGCCCGCACAAAGGCGTTGCATTGCACAAAGGTAAAGTCCACGGTTGTAACCTTGCTTGCGCTTACCATGGCTGGGAATTTGATAATCAAGGAAATTGCGTAAAAATTCCTTACTTACCAGAAAAACAAAAGCTACCGCGTGCAACCGTTCGCAGTTATCCCATCCAAGAAAAATACAATCTGATTTGGATTTTTCCTGGGGAACCTAGTCTTGCTACAACTTGTCAATTACCTCATATTCCAGAGTTCTTTGAGAGTGAGTGGTTAGTCGTACCAATTTCTGCTCACTTTCAGGCACATTTTTCGATCTGCAATGAAAACACAATGGATGTGTTTCATGGATTTCTGCATCAAGGATTACAAGGCTGGTTCGATCCCGTTTTACTCAGCCTCAAAGAAACTGAAACTTCCGTTTGCGCCAAGTACAATGTTTCCTATAAAGGACAGATGGCGAAGTTTCTGGGATTGAGCGATCGCGCTGATACTGTTACTACATTGCCAATTACTGTAGAGTATCGTTACCCACACTATGCAACCTCACTGCAAGGCGTTTCCTCTTTATACTTGATGCGCTTACCTATAGGACCAAAAGAAAGTCGTTCATTTGCGTTATTCTTTTTTAAAGTCCGCCTGCCACAATGGGTAATACGACCGCTCAAACCTTTGCTAGTACCTTTACTTCAACGCTTCGTCTTGTCTAAGTTTCTCGCACAAGACATCGAAATGATCGAAAGCGAACAGCGCAACTATCTTGCAAATCCCCAACGCAGATATGTAGAAATTAATCCAGCAATCATTGCTATTCAAAGATTAATTATCCGGCAATATGAACAATTTATGCAAAAATCAATACAACCGTCCTTAAAATATCAGGAGCGAGAAACAATTACCAATTCTACAAGTACGAATGGGTCTTAA
- a CDS encoding ABC transporter ATP-binding protein, producing the protein MSRTLVDPKSIKLTNQRKTKAILTKGLEMAFRSGRECFQVLKGIDLDVSPGDIQLLMGPSGSGKTTLLSILAGLLTPTAGSVYLLGEEITKMSREKLARFRLENIGFIFQGFNLFPALTAAENVELVLNIKGIKGRIARNQAKYLLEQVGLGSHAKYKPGDLSGGQKQRVAIARALAGNPQLIMADEPTAALDSRSGHNVIELLRILAKEEGCTVLMVTHDPRIIDVADRVAYMEDGVLRQE; encoded by the coding sequence ATAAGCCGTACCCTGGTTGATCCCAAATCGATAAAACTAACTAACCAACGGAAAACAAAAGCGATCTTGACAAAAGGTTTAGAGATGGCTTTCCGCTCTGGACGAGAATGCTTTCAGGTTCTAAAAGGAATTGACTTAGACGTTTCTCCTGGCGATATTCAACTATTGATGGGACCATCGGGATCGGGAAAGACGACATTGCTGTCGATTTTGGCAGGTTTGCTGACACCAACTGCGGGTAGTGTTTATTTACTCGGTGAAGAGATTACAAAAATGTCTCGCGAAAAGTTAGCACGCTTTCGCTTAGAGAATATTGGGTTTATTTTTCAAGGCTTTAACTTGTTTCCAGCATTGACAGCAGCCGAAAATGTCGAATTAGTCCTGAACATTAAAGGAATTAAAGGACGGATAGCACGCAATCAAGCAAAATATCTACTCGAACAGGTAGGCTTAGGTAGTCACGCGAAATACAAACCAGGAGATTTATCTGGCGGACAGAAACAGCGAGTGGCGATCGCCCGTGCATTAGCAGGTAATCCGCAATTAATTATGGCAGATGAACCGACAGCCGCATTAGACTCGCGTAGCGGACACAACGTCATCGAGTTACTGCGGATCTTAGCCAAAGAAGAAGGCTGTACGGTACTCATGGTAACGCACGACCCGCGAATTATTGATGTCGCCGATCGCGTTGCGTATATGGAAGATGGAGTTTTACGGCAAGAATGA
- a CDS encoding endo-1,4-beta-xylanase — protein MHKQLLLKRRHFLMGLGALTGMGACTTASRIRHFNQFVPEISADPSVTLAAEAIALRTSARTKGLLFGAAVNYNHLSTDRAYADLVAQQCAILVPALELKWQVLRPSPSQFNFTRADWMAQFARRNGMLFRGHTLVWHKALPDWFANTVNKRNAEKILIEHISRVAGHYAGRMHSWDVVNEAIEPRGQRGDMLRNTPWLRFLGPDYIELAFRAAAEADPRAILMYNDFGIEHDTPQAETKRTATLRLLERLKSRGVPIQGLGVQGHLFGHPDGVTFRQIGRFLRNVADLGLDIMITELDVNDQQLPKEPERRDRAVAKIYADFLEVVLAQPAVTAVITWGISDRYTWLASRKPREDGARLRPLPFDAQLQPKLAWQALAGAIAQAPTRPSLPGLPTPPTTFADIQGHWAQRYIQALADKNIISGFPDGTFKPNAPVTRAEFAAIVTKAFPQASQNNPSIEFVDVPRSFWGYSAIQTAVRRGFLAGYPGRIFQPSQQIPRVQVIVALASGLNLSSDNTSVLSYYQDAAEIPTYAANKVAAATQRQMVVNYPTVRQLNPNRNATRAEVAAFVYQALVDANQAQFISSPYLVRV, from the coding sequence ATGCATAAACAACTGCTACTAAAAAGACGTCATTTTTTGATGGGTTTGGGTGCATTAACAGGTATGGGAGCCTGTACAACAGCATCTCGAATAAGACACTTCAATCAGTTTGTTCCAGAAATTTCAGCAGATCCTAGTGTTACCTTAGCAGCAGAAGCGATCGCTTTACGCACCTCAGCCAGAACAAAAGGATTACTTTTTGGTGCAGCAGTCAACTACAACCATCTCTCCACAGATCGAGCATACGCCGATCTTGTTGCCCAACAGTGCGCTATTTTAGTACCTGCACTCGAACTGAAGTGGCAAGTATTACGTCCTAGCCCAAGTCAGTTTAACTTTACGCGTGCAGATTGGATGGCACAATTTGCGCGACGCAATGGCATGTTATTTCGCGGACACACTCTGGTATGGCACAAAGCTTTGCCCGACTGGTTTGCTAACACGGTGAATAAACGCAATGCAGAAAAAATTTTGATAGAGCACATTTCCCGTGTTGCTGGACATTACGCCGGACGAATGCACTCTTGGGATGTGGTTAATGAAGCAATAGAGCCACGCGGGCAACGCGGTGATATGTTACGTAATACACCTTGGTTGCGCTTTTTAGGACCCGATTACATCGAGCTTGCTTTTCGAGCAGCCGCTGAAGCCGATCCCCGCGCGATATTGATGTATAACGATTTTGGTATTGAGCATGACACTCCGCAAGCCGAAACGAAGCGCACTGCAACACTGAGATTATTAGAACGCTTAAAATCTAGAGGTGTTCCGATTCAGGGCTTAGGAGTTCAAGGGCATTTATTTGGTCATCCTGATGGCGTGACATTTAGACAGATTGGTAGATTTCTCCGGAATGTTGCGGATCTGGGGCTTGACATTATGATTACAGAACTCGATGTCAACGATCAGCAGCTACCTAAAGAGCCTGAACGTCGCGATCGCGCTGTTGCTAAGATCTATGCAGACTTTCTCGAGGTAGTCTTAGCCCAGCCCGCAGTTACCGCAGTGATTACGTGGGGAATCAGCGATCGCTATACGTGGCTAGCAAGTAGAAAACCGCGCGAAGATGGTGCAAGATTACGTCCTTTGCCCTTTGACGCACAGCTGCAACCTAAATTAGCATGGCAAGCACTTGCAGGTGCGATCGCCCAAGCGCCAACGCGTCCATCGCTACCAGGATTACCCACCCCGCCAACAACGTTTGCTGATATTCAAGGTCATTGGGCGCAGCGTTATATTCAAGCTTTAGCCGACAAAAACATTATCAGCGGATTTCCCGACGGTACTTTTAAACCCAACGCCCCTGTAACTCGTGCTGAATTTGCAGCAATTGTTACCAAAGCTTTTCCGCAAGCATCGCAAAACAATCCTAGTATCGAATTTGTTGATGTTCCTCGGAGTTTTTGGGGTTATAGTGCGATTCAGACAGCGGTAAGAAGAGGTTTTCTTGCAGGTTATCCAGGAAGAATCTTCCAACCTAGTCAGCAGATTCCCAGAGTTCAGGTAATTGTAGCACTTGCAAGTGGTTTAAATCTGAGTAGTGACAATACTAGCGTGCTTTCCTATTATCAAGATGCTGCAGAAATTCCTACCTACGCTGCGAATAAAGTTGCAGCCGCAACGCAACGGCAAATGGTTGTTAACTATCCTACCGTACGTCAATTAAATCCCAACCGAAACGCGACTCGCGCTGAAGTGGCTGCTTTCGTTTATCAAGCTCTGGTCGATGCAAATCAAGCTCAATTTATCAGTTCTCCCTATTTAGTACGAGTGTGA
- a CDS encoding WGxxGxxG family protein encodes MKPSFSKIAGASIIALSVAVAPLSLPANAQTTTTPNTTTTTTVQETRDDNNSWGWLGLLGLIGLAGLFRQPKRTVAYRDPAESGTTTTNRY; translated from the coding sequence ATGAAACCTTCTTTTTCCAAAATTGCTGGAGCAAGCATTATTGCCCTCAGCGTAGCTGTTGCACCGTTATCGCTTCCTGCTAACGCCCAAACAACAACTACCCCCAATACAACAACGACAACAACTGTTCAAGAAACAAGAGACGATAACAATAGCTGGGGATGGTTGGGACTGCTTGGCTTGATTGGTCTAGCTGGTTTATTTCGTCAACCGAAGCGTACTGTTGCTTACAGAGATCCTGCAGAATCAGGAACGACAACGACAAATCGGTATTAA
- a CDS encoding Hsp20/alpha crystallin family protein, protein MALIRWQPFQEIETLRRQMDRVFDELAGSNQQLETFWKPAVELKDTEDNLILRAEIPGVEGKDLDVQVTREAVAIRGEYRREQQAQERGLFRSEFRYGKFQRVVGLPVAIQNDRVQAEFKNGILTLTLPKVTEARRKVVKVNIADTSTPTPEIANEQVDTNGHVNTETEPAAV, encoded by the coding sequence ATGGCACTGATTCGTTGGCAACCTTTCCAAGAAATCGAAACGCTACGCCGTCAAATGGATCGAGTGTTTGACGAATTAGCAGGTAGCAATCAGCAATTAGAAACATTTTGGAAGCCAGCAGTAGAGTTAAAAGATACTGAAGATAACTTGATTCTGCGGGCTGAAATTCCTGGAGTAGAAGGTAAAGATTTAGACGTTCAAGTAACAAGAGAAGCAGTCGCAATTCGCGGTGAATATCGTCGCGAACAGCAAGCTCAAGAACGCGGACTTTTCCGTAGTGAATTTCGCTATGGTAAGTTTCAGCGTGTTGTCGGTTTACCTGTTGCTATTCAGAACGATCGCGTACAAGCAGAGTTCAAAAATGGCATTTTGACCTTAACGCTACCCAAGGTGACAGAAGCGCGTCGTAAAGTTGTTAAAGTCAATATTGCAGACACTTCTACTCCTACTCCAGAAATTGCTAACGAGCAAGTTGATACTAACGGTCATGTAAACACTGAAACTGAACCAGCAGCCGTTTAG
- a CDS encoding aminotransferase class I/II-fold pyridoxal phosphate-dependent enzyme, with protein sequence MQVIKEYVQRWYESGLDPDEYVCHRKQGNLVDISDADTGEKRTVLTFCTNDVLGLVQCEAVKQAAIDAILQYGTSNSSTSVLSGRITLHQQLEDEISAFKHLPHTQLFLNAWMAMQAMMDAFCHQAIPVPGFQNTRETLILTDVLNHGCIVSAVVNAGTRSGKVFSHSPQVRVKPYRHCDVEDLRRKLQRYARPSDRILVVSDAVFSMDGDIAPLPDMLNVLHHYEGSVLLMDEAHASGALGATGRGIYEHFGILPSQAIERGVAPLIMTTFSKFAASAGAAISTHVAELKPLLNVSPTSIGTISLSPPLAAAALESIRQVRQRPELVQKLQENTRYLRSRLAEHDFVAIGETNVVPVILPSEINPKIFARQLMHNYGIWVSPIWFIAKPRLRITANALHSREEMDRLVAGMVATRDLFYKPTLSA encoded by the coding sequence GTGCAAGTTATTAAAGAGTACGTTCAAAGGTGGTACGAAAGCGGACTCGATCCTGATGAGTACGTTTGTCATCGCAAGCAAGGTAATCTCGTCGATATTTCTGACGCAGATACAGGTGAAAAAAGAACTGTTCTGACTTTCTGCACCAACGATGTTTTGGGACTTGTACAGTGTGAAGCTGTGAAGCAAGCAGCGATTGATGCAATTTTACAGTATGGCACATCGAATAGTTCTACATCCGTTTTAAGTGGACGAATTACATTACACCAACAGCTAGAAGACGAAATCTCTGCGTTCAAGCATCTACCGCATACACAGCTATTTCTTAATGCGTGGATGGCAATGCAAGCAATGATGGATGCCTTTTGTCATCAAGCAATTCCTGTTCCAGGATTTCAAAATACACGCGAGACACTGATTTTGACTGATGTATTAAATCATGGTTGTATTGTTTCTGCTGTTGTTAATGCAGGAACGCGTTCGGGAAAAGTATTTAGCCATAGTCCTCAAGTCAGAGTAAAGCCTTATCGCCATTGTGATGTCGAAGACTTGCGGCGGAAGTTGCAGCGCTATGCTCGACCTAGCGATCGCATTTTAGTCGTCTCGGATGCCGTATTCTCGATGGATGGTGACATCGCACCACTCCCCGATATGCTCAACGTGCTACACCACTACGAAGGTAGCGTGCTATTAATGGATGAAGCCCATGCTAGCGGCGCCTTAGGAGCCACAGGACGCGGAATTTACGAACATTTTGGTATTTTGCCCTCACAGGCAATTGAACGCGGCGTAGCACCGCTGATTATGACGACTTTTTCAAAGTTTGCCGCGTCAGCGGGTGCAGCAATTAGCACGCACGTTGCTGAGTTAAAACCCCTCCTCAATGTCTCGCCAACGTCAATCGGGACAATTTCGCTTTCACCACCACTTGCAGCAGCGGCGTTAGAAAGTATTCGCCAAGTGCGCCAACGTCCTGAATTAGTCCAAAAACTGCAAGAAAATACGCGCTACTTGCGATCGCGTCTTGCGGAACATGATTTTGTCGCGATTGGTGAAACTAATGTCGTTCCTGTTATTTTACCATCAGAAATCAATCCGAAAATCTTTGCGCGACAATTGATGCATAACTATGGAATATGGGTGTCACCGATCTGGTTTATCGCCAAACCTCGCTTGCGCATTACTGCAAACGCTTTACACTCGCGTGAAGAGATGGATCGCTTAGTTGCAGGTATGGTAGCTACCAGAGATTTATTTTATAAACCAACGCTCAGCGCCTAA
- a CDS encoding ATP-dependent Clp protease ATP-binding subunit: protein MFEYFTDKAIKVIMLSQEETRRLGHNLVGTEQILLGLIGEGTGVAAKVLTELGVSLQDARTEVEKIIGRGNRFVPAELPFTPKVKRVFEQALAEARQLGNNYIDTEHILLGLLREGDGVAAKVLSNLGIHPEQIRTAVIKKHGEVAAVSVGNTDRRSGRSASKTATLDEFSTNLTKLAAEGKLDPVVGREKEIERAIQILGRRTKNNPVLIGEPGVGKTAIAEGLAQRIVTQNVPDILEDRQVVSLDMGLLIAGTRFRGDFEERIKAIMDEIRAAGNIILVIDEIHTLIGTGGVEGGMDAANILKPALARGELQCLGATTLDEYRKHIERDAALERRFQPIMVGEPSVDETIEILHGLRGTYEQHHRVKITDNALEAAAKLSDRYISDRFLPDKAIDLIDEAGSRVRLRNSQASATSELKRELVQVSRAKEAAVKAQDFDKAGQLRDRELELEAQIKAISENQNKNVNTPVVDEEDIAQIVASWTGVPVNKLTETESELLLHLEDTLHQRIIGQQEAVTAVSRAIRRARVGLKSPDRPIASFIFSGPTGVGKTELTKALAAYFFGSEDAMIRLDMSEFMERHTVSKLIGSPPGYVGYDEGGQLTEAVRRRPYTVVLFDEIEKAHPDVFNMMLQIMDDGRLTDAKGRTVSFKNTLLIMTSNIGSRVIEKGGGGLGFEITDSQSESSYSRIRNLVNEELKQHFRPEFLNRVDDIIVFRQLTKPEVTQIADILLREVSTRLAEQGIELEVTAKFKDRVVQEGYNPSYGARPLRRAIMRLLEDSLAEAMLAGSIKVGDKAIVDVDDRGEVKVEKVANKELLLSSVS, encoded by the coding sequence ATGTTTGAATACTTTACAGATAAAGCCATCAAGGTAATCATGCTATCTCAGGAGGAGACACGTCGCCTGGGACACAACTTGGTAGGAACCGAGCAGATTCTTTTAGGCTTGATTGGAGAAGGTACGGGAGTAGCAGCAAAAGTGCTGACCGAGCTAGGAGTATCCCTCCAAGATGCACGCACAGAAGTAGAAAAAATTATCGGTAGGGGAAATCGATTCGTCCCCGCTGAACTTCCTTTCACTCCCAAAGTTAAGCGTGTTTTTGAGCAAGCTCTAGCTGAAGCTCGGCAACTCGGAAACAACTACATTGATACAGAACACATTCTACTCGGATTACTTCGCGAAGGCGACGGTGTAGCAGCGAAAGTCCTGAGTAATTTAGGTATTCACCCCGAACAAATTCGCACCGCAGTTATTAAAAAGCACGGAGAAGTAGCAGCGGTTTCTGTGGGTAATACCGATCGCCGCAGTGGTCGGAGTGCCAGCAAAACAGCAACTTTAGACGAATTTAGCACCAATTTAACGAAACTCGCCGCCGAAGGCAAGCTTGACCCAGTTGTGGGACGCGAGAAAGAAATCGAACGCGCAATTCAGATTCTCGGACGGCGGACAAAGAACAATCCTGTATTAATCGGCGAACCTGGCGTTGGTAAAACCGCGATCGCCGAAGGACTCGCCCAACGCATTGTTACCCAAAACGTTCCTGATATCCTCGAAGATCGCCAAGTCGTCAGCCTAGACATGGGCTTACTGATTGCGGGTACGCGCTTTAGAGGTGACTTTGAAGAACGCATCAAAGCCATCATGGATGAAATTCGCGCTGCGGGTAACATCATCTTAGTGATTGACGAAATTCACACTTTGATCGGTACTGGCGGTGTGGAAGGTGGTATGGATGCAGCGAACATCCTCAAGCCAGCTTTAGCCCGCGGTGAATTGCAGTGTCTTGGTGCTACAACTTTAGACGAATACCGCAAGCACATCGAACGCGATGCTGCACTTGAGCGTCGTTTCCAACCGATTATGGTTGGCGAACCTTCAGTCGATGAAACGATTGAGATTCTGCACGGTTTACGCGGTACTTACGAACAACATCACCGCGTCAAAATTACCGATAACGCACTCGAAGCTGCTGCGAAGCTATCAGACCGTTACATTAGCGATCGCTTCTTACCTGATAAAGCCATCGACTTGATTGACGAAGCAGGTTCGCGCGTTCGGTTGAGAAACTCGCAAGCATCTGCAACCAGCGAACTCAAACGCGAATTAGTCCAAGTATCGCGCGCTAAAGAAGCTGCCGTCAAAGCACAAGACTTTGATAAAGCTGGACAACTACGCGATCGCGAGTTAGAACTCGAAGCCCAAATCAAAGCGATTTCTGAAAATCAAAACAAAAACGTCAACACTCCGGTTGTGGACGAAGAAGACATCGCCCAAATCGTTGCTTCCTGGACTGGCGTACCCGTCAATAAGTTGACAGAAACCGAATCTGAGTTGCTATTACACTTAGAAGATACGCTTCATCAGCGGATTATCGGTCAACAAGAAGCTGTCACCGCAGTTTCGCGAGCAATTCGCCGCGCGCGAGTCGGCTTAAAGAGTCCCGATCGCCCAATCGCGAGCTTTATCTTCTCAGGTCCTACGGGAGTTGGTAAAACCGAACTAACCAAAGCACTAGCTGCTTATTTCTTCGGTTCAGAAGATGCGATGATTCGCCTTGATATGTCCGAATTCATGGAGCGTCACACAGTATCTAAGCTAATTGGTTCACCTCCAGGATACGTTGGTTACGACGAAGGCGGACAACTAACAGAAGCAGTGCGTCGCAGACCTTACACTGTAGTGCTATTCGACGAAATCGAGAAAGCACACCCTGATGTTTTCAACATGATGTTACAAATCATGGATGATGGTCGCTTGACCGATGCCAAAGGTCGTACAGTCAGCTTCAAGAATACGCTACTGATTATGACTTCCAACATCGGCTCGCGAGTCATCGAAAAAGGAGGCGGTGGTTTAGGTTTTGAGATTACTGATAGTCAAAGTGAATCAAGCTACAGTCGCATTCGCAATCTAGTGAACGAAGAACTCAAGCAACACTTCCGCCCTGAGTTTCTCAACCGCGTAGACGATATCATTGTCTTCCGTCAGTTAACCAAGCCAGAAGTCACGCAAATTGCCGATATTCTGTTACGCGAAGTTTCTACCCGCTTAGCTGAACAAGGAATCGAGCTTGAAGTGACCGCTAAATTCAAAGACCGCGTAGTCCAAGAAGGCTACAACCCCAGCTACGGTGCAAGACCATTACGTCGCGCCATCATGCGACTACTTGAAGACAGCCTAGCCGAAGCGATGCTAGCAGGTTCAATCAAAGTCGGAGACAAGGCTATCGTTGACGTTGACGATCGCGGCGAAGTAAAGGTAGAAAAAGTAGCCAACAAAGAGTTGTTACTATCTTCCGTCAGCTAA